A part of Chanos chanos chromosome 9, fChaCha1.1, whole genome shotgun sequence genomic DNA contains:
- the LOC115821445 gene encoding transcription factor HES-2-like, whose translation MTPNIINESTNLFGSRSTVAQRKEASELRKTLKPLMEKRRRARINESLNQLKTLILPLVGKDNSRYSKLEKADILEMTVRFLRELPSSPVKSQNDSYKEGYKACLQRVSALLPQTSLDKDTCHRVNDFIRQSMAATTTACQNCCAQSSRVSPPLQQRLLNLKPTSPRTENHTGSAIRPIPIRPQPVPQVVSANMWRPW comes from the exons ATGACTCCCAACATCATTAACGAATCGACTAACCTGTTCGGCTCTAGGTCGACAGTTGCGCAGAGAAAAGAAGCGAGTGAACTAAGAAAG ACTCTCAAGCCACTCATGGAAAAGAGAAGGCGCGCACGCATCAACGAGAGCCTCAACCAACTTAAAACGCTAATCTTACCTCTGGTTGGCAAAGAT AATTCACGCTATTCCAAACTCGAGAAAGCCGACATTCTTGAGATGACCGTTAGATTCCTTCGAGAACTCCCATCATCTCCAGTTAAAA GTCAAAATGACAGTTACAAAGAAGGGTACAAAGCCTGTCTTCAGCGCGTCTCCGCGCTTCTTCCGCAGACCAGCCTGGACAAAGACACCTGTCACCGTGTAAACGACTTCATCCGGCAGTCGATGGCTGCTACGACTACGGCCTGTCAGAACTGCTGTGCCCAGAGTTCTAGAGTGTCTCCACCACTACAACAGAGACTCCTGAACCTCAAGCCTACAAGCCCACGAACCGAAAACCACACAGGCAGCGCGATTAGGCCGATTCCGATTCGACCTCAGCCTGTTCCACAGGTCGTTAGTGCCAACATGTGGAGACCGTGGTAG